The following are encoded in a window of Esox lucius isolate fEsoLuc1 chromosome 14, fEsoLuc1.pri, whole genome shotgun sequence genomic DNA:
- the c14h18orf25 gene encoding uncharacterized protein C18orf25 homolog isoform X2, which produces MDAITFRQGEFLSRPTLLRQSDDGALLSTSMKMSDTEKTEGFAADDTLPECPAQGGSAASVRRVPEKALKTETTSSAPGEKDGDSPLQTEGDPSLLSMPCLMKELRRDSPESLHASTGSDKPTSGHVYESDSSNPCMLSPSSSGHLADSDTLSSGEEGCTPRAAGEARSAEAGADTGLATGGQMSASSGRKSRRSRSESEMSTSTMAAKKNRCQLAPAAAAVVVGGGGGASGEKQTNGRLAKVKGHRSQKHKERIRLLRQKREAAARKKYNLLQDSSTSDSDLTCDSSTSSSEDEDEATGGKTIPTDIPAGFHRASEGSGVGAQIQGLLDGGGSWDRNSIGSVLEEAMTRFAVMQRQTEERFRVWMEKLTRLDSDDSGDSSIQSSDAPRRRHRHRVPRPSPPSSFLPSSESQETMAAYTLARENANVTMRGVAPDPLNNNNNVLPDVVPVAAQNGNLDVSDPRLLNA; this is translated from the exons ATGGATGCAATCACTTTTAGACAAG GTGAGTTCCTGTCCAGGCCCACCCTTTTAAGACAGTCAGACGACGGGGCCCTCCTCTCAACTAGCATGAAGATGTCCGACACAGAGAAGACTGAGGGCTTTGCGGCTGATGACACACTCCCAGAGTGCCCTGCACAGGGTGGGTCAGCTGCTTCTGTCAGGAGGGTGCCGGAGAAGGCCCTTAAAACAGAAACCACCAGCTCCGCTCCTGGAGAAAAAGATGGGGACAGCCCCTTGCAGACGGAGGGTGACCCCAGTCTGCTGTCCATGCCCTGCCTCATGAAGGAGCTGCGACGAGACTCCCCAGAGTCCCTGCATGCCTCCACTGGCAGCGACAAGCCCACCTCTGGCCATGTCTACGAGAGTGACTCGTCCAACCCCTGCATGCTGTCGCCCTCCTCCAGCGGTCACCTGGCTGACTCGGACACCCTGTCGTCCGGTGAGGAGGGATGCACGCCACGGGCGGCCGGAGAGGCCCGGTCCGCGGAGGCTGGGGCCGACACCGGGTTGGCAACTGGGGGTCAGATGTCGGCATCAAGTGGGCGAAAGTCCCGGCGTTCGCGTTCCGAAAGCGAGATGTCCACCAGCACAATGGCTGCCAAGAAAAACCGCTGCCAGCTCGCACCAGCGGCGGCTGCGGTGGtggtgggaggaggaggaggagcaagcGGCGAGAAGCAGACCAATGGCCGGCTGGCTAAAGTCAAAGGTCACCGGAGCCAGAAGCACAAGGAGCGGATCCGGCTCCTGAGGCAGAAGCGCGAGGCGGCGGCACGGAAAAAGTACAACCTGCTGCAGGACAGCAGTACAAGTGACAGCGACCTGACCTGTGACTCCAGCACCAGTTCCTCGGAAGATGAGGATGAGGCAACCGGCGGCAAGACAATCCCTACAGACATCCCAG CTGGCTTCCACCGTGCCTCGGAGGGTTCCGGAGTGGGCGCTCAGATTCAGGGCCTGCTCGACGGTGGCGGCTCCTGGGACAGGAACAGCATCGGCAGCGTGCTGGAGGAGGCCATGACACGCTTTGCTGTGATGCAGCGGCAGACCGAGGAGCGCTTCCGCGTCTGGATGGAGAAGCTGACGCGCCTCGACTCGGACGACAGCGGCGACTCGTCCATCCAGTCGAGCGACGCGCCCCGCCGGCGCCACCGTCACAGGGTGCCCCGCCCGTCCCCACCCAGCTCGTTCCTGCCCTCCTCTGAGTCGCAGGAGACGATGGCGGCTTACACGTTGGCCCGGGAGAACGCCAATGTCACCATGAGAGGCGTGGCCCCCGATCCcctgaacaacaacaacaacgtcTTGCCTGATGTCGTGCCAGTGGCCGCTCAGAATGGAAACCTGGATGTGTCAGACCCCAGGCTCTTGAACGCTTAG